The Cytophagia bacterium CHB2 genome includes the window ATCTTCGCGTCGCGAATCGCCACGCCGTGATGCGAGAGCGAACGAATGATCAAATCCAATACATAATAAGGCATGTTTTCATTCGTTTCCGCCGCCAATTCGATGAAGCTGGTGTGAAAATCATACTCGCGCGCTTTCCAGCTCAAGTAATACGGATCGACGAGAATGCAGTGTCCGCCAATGCCGGGGCCGGGATAGAACGGCATGAAACCGAACGGCTTGGTCGACGCGGCTTCTACCACTTCCCAAATGTCGACGCCTTCCATACGATCGCAAAGCTGCGCCAGTTCGTTCACCAATGCAATGTTCACCGAGCGGAAAATGTTTTCGAGCAGCTTGGTCATTTCCGCGGCTTTGGGATTGCTCAACTCTTTCACGTCGGTGACGATTTGCCGTGAAATTGCGGCGGCGAGCTTGGTGCATTTTTTCGTCACGCCGCCAACCACCACGGGCGTAGTCGCGGTGGTGAATTTCTTGTTGCCCGGATCGATGCGCTCCGGCGAAAAAGCCAGGTAAAAATCCTTGCCAACTTTGAGCTTTTGCGCTTCCAAAATCGGCTGCACGACTTTCTCGGTGGTTTCGGGATAGGTCGTGGATTTCAGAATGATCAATTGTTCTTTGCGCAAGCCGGAGGCAATCCCGTTCGCGGCGCTCACGATGTAGGACACGTCCGGCTCTTTGTTGTCGGTAAACGGCGTCGGCACGCAAATGAAAATAACATCGGCCTTGCCGATGCTCTTGAAGTCCGTGTGGCCGGTCAGTTTGCCGGATTTTACCATCTCCGCGAGTTTCGCGCTGTCAACATCGTCGATGTAATTCTGGCCTTTGTTGAGCTTGGTGATTTTACGTTCGTCCAAATCGATGCCAATCGTGTCGAACCCGACGCCGGCGTACTCGACGGCGAGAGGCAGGCCAACATAGCCCAAACCGATAACAGCGATTGTCGCGCTTCCATTTTCAATCTTTTGTTCGAGGTTCACAAATGTACTCCTTCCAAAGGTTGTCCTCAAAATAAGAGCCTACCCACAGGCGGCCGTTGGGAAATATAAAAGTATTCGCTCAGGTTAAACTTATTCCGGAAGAGAAAAGTTATGCCTCGGGCGAGGATTCACGCAGGCGGGGGGAACTCGACTTTAAAGTGATTTGCCATAATTCTTTTTGTAAAACTCGAGATACTCACCGTTTTTCAATTTCTCCCACCACCAGCGGTTCTGCACATACCAATCGATCGTATGCTCCAGCGCCGATTCCAGCGTGAATTGCGGTTGCCAGCCCAGCCTGGCAATTTTGCTGCAATCCACCGAATACCGGCGATCATGGCCCAAACGATCCTTCACATAGGTTTTCAACGATTGCGGCTTGTTCAGCTTGTCGAGAATGAAATCCGTAATCTCCAAATTCGTGCGCTCATTGCCGCCGCCGATGTTGTAAACCTCGCCGTCCTTGCCGTGCGCCATCAAAAAATGAATCGCGTCGCAATGATCGTCGACATACAGCCAATCGCG containing:
- a CDS encoding nucleotide sugar dehydrogenase; its protein translation is MNLEQKIENGSATIAVIGLGYVGLPLAVEYAGVGFDTIGIDLDERKITKLNKGQNYIDDVDSAKLAEMVKSGKLTGHTDFKSIGKADVIFICVPTPFTDNKEPDVSYIVSAANGIASGLRKEQLIILKSTTYPETTEKVVQPILEAQKLKVGKDFYLAFSPERIDPGNKKFTTATTPVVVGGVTKKCTKLAAAISRQIVTDVKELSNPKAAEMTKLLENIFRSVNIALVNELAQLCDRMEGVDIWEVVEAASTKPFGFMPFYPGPGIGGHCILVDPYYLSWKAREYDFHTSFIELAAETNENMPYYVLDLIIRSLSHHGVAIRDAKILVLGAAFKKNVDDTRNSPAVKLMELLFNRGGRRMEYNDPWVPTLKVNGKLYRSKKLNPKLIQNADCVVIATNHDAYDYDMIVKNAKLVVDTRNATNGAANGKSSKRKVVKLGCGTNSIPDIMRHHEEH
- a CDS encoding NAD-dependent epimerase/dehydratase family protein; the protein is KGSFKETDALMPSSPYSASKAGADRLAYSYFVTYDLPVIITRCSNNFGPYQYPEKLISLFVTNAIEDKPLPIYGDGKNVRDWLYVDDHCDAIHFLMAHGKDGEVYNIGGGNERTNLEITDFILDKLNKPQSLKTYVKDRLGHDRRYSVDCSKIARLGWQPQFTLESALEHTIDWYVQNRWWWEKLKNGEYLEFYKKNYGKSL